In one Oscillospiraceae bacterium genomic region, the following are encoded:
- the truA gene encoding tRNA pseudouridine synthase A: MYVGTAYHGWQVQKNAVSVAETLEKALALVVGHPLKCTGAGRTDAGVHAEVYVANFRTSSRIPCDRLPLAVNTRLPDDIVVVRATEVSDAFNAIGSCLKKEYTYRIFNSHIRNAFYVDRAWFYPKHLDEAVMQRAASHFVGTHDFAAVRSVGTETRTTVRTVHYFDVARAGELIECKVCADGFLYNMVRAMVGTCVYAAEGKFSPDDIPLILEGKNRTAAGPTVPPGGLYMTKLWYQEPIL, translated from the coding sequence ATGTATGTCGGCACGGCCTACCACGGCTGGCAGGTCCAGAAGAACGCGGTCAGCGTGGCCGAGACCCTGGAGAAGGCCCTCGCCCTGGTGGTGGGCCACCCGTTGAAGTGCACCGGGGCGGGCCGCACCGACGCGGGGGTTCACGCCGAGGTCTACGTGGCCAATTTCCGCACCAGTTCCCGTATCCCCTGCGACCGGCTCCCGCTGGCGGTGAACACCCGCCTGCCGGACGACATCGTGGTGGTGCGGGCCACCGAGGTGTCCGATGCGTTCAACGCCATCGGCTCCTGCCTGAAAAAGGAGTACACCTACCGCATCTTCAACTCCCACATCCGCAACGCCTTCTACGTGGACCGGGCCTGGTTCTACCCCAAGCACCTGGACGAGGCGGTCATGCAGCGGGCGGCAAGCCACTTTGTGGGCACCCACGACTTCGCCGCCGTGCGCTCGGTGGGCACCGAGACCCGCACCACCGTGCGCACGGTGCACTACTTCGACGTCGCCCGCGCCGGGGAGCTTATTGAATGTAAGGTATGCGCCGACGGCTTCCTCTACAATATGGTGCGCGCCATGGTGGGCACCTGCGTCTACGCCGCCGAGGGCAAATTTTCCCCCGACGACATCCCCCTGATTCTGGAAGGCAAAAACCGCACCGCCGCCGGGCCGACGGTACCCCCCGGCGGACTTTACATGACGAAGCTGTGGTATCAAGAACCAATCCTCTAG
- the ecfT gene encoding energy-coupling factor transporter transmembrane protein EcfT: MALKDITLGQYFPGDTPIHRLDPRTKLLLTVVYIVALFLAKQVISYAILLVVLGVVIALSKVGMKAILRGMKPILIIVLITGVLNLFYTPGKGAPLVSFWVLNIYAEGIWAAVFMVLRIAMLITCTFLLTYTTSPILLTDGLESLLGPLKKIKVPVHELSMMMSIALRFIPTLIEETDKIMSAQKARGADFDTGNLLEKARALVPLLVPLFISAFRRADELAIAMECRCYHGGEGRTRMRQLRYRRGDVLFLTGGLVLCVGIGVLGHFGL, encoded by the coding sequence ATGGCGCTCAAGGACATTACGCTGGGTCAGTACTTCCCCGGCGACACCCCCATCCACCGCCTGGACCCCCGCACCAAGCTCCTGTTGACGGTGGTGTATATCGTGGCCCTCTTCCTGGCCAAGCAGGTGATCTCCTACGCCATCCTCCTGGTGGTGCTGGGGGTGGTCATCGCCCTGTCCAAGGTGGGCATGAAGGCCATCCTGCGGGGCATGAAGCCCATCCTGATCATCGTGCTCATTACGGGCGTGCTCAACCTGTTTTACACCCCCGGCAAGGGGGCGCCCCTGGTGAGCTTCTGGGTGCTGAACATCTACGCCGAGGGCATCTGGGCCGCCGTGTTTATGGTGCTGCGCATCGCCATGCTCATCACCTGCACCTTCCTGCTGACCTACACCACCTCCCCCATCCTGCTCACCGACGGGCTGGAGAGCCTGTTGGGGCCTTTGAAGAAGATCAAGGTGCCCGTGCACGAGCTGTCCATGATGATGTCCATCGCCCTGCGCTTCATCCCCACACTCATTGAGGAGACCGACAAGATCATGTCCGCCCAGAAGGCCCGGGGCGCCGACTTCGACACCGGCAACCTGCTGGAGAAGGCCCGCGCCCTGGTCCCCCTGCTGGTGCCCCTGTTCATCTCCGCCTTCCGGCGGGCCGACGAGCTGGCTATCGCCATGGAGTGCCGCTGCTACCACGGCGGCGAGGGCCGCACCCGGATGCGCCAGCTCCGGTACCGGCGCGGCGATGTGCTCTTCCTGACAGGGGGGCTGGTGCTGTGCGTGGGCATCGGGGTGCTGGGACACTTCGGACTTTAA
- the ecfA2 gene encoding energy-coupling factor transporter ATP-binding protein EcfA2, translating to MEPIIQTEHLSHIYSAGTPFERGALVDVDFTAYRGEYLGIIGHTGSGKSTLIQHLNGLLKPTSGRVLFEGNDIWESKERTRATRFQVGLVFQYPEYQLFEETVYKDIAFGPRNMKLPEEEIDRRVRRAAEFVGLKNEVLEQSPFELSGGQKRRVAIAGVIAMEPSVLILDEPTAGLDPVGVEAILGNIRDYHAANNATIIIVSHSMEEMARTVDRLVVVNDARIPFSGAPREVFAHGAELEAMGLGVPRMTRVFTRLKALGADVDPSVYTIAQARQAVLDAVARKGAR from the coding sequence TTGGAACCGATTATCCAGACCGAACACCTGTCCCATATTTACTCGGCGGGCACCCCCTTCGAGCGCGGGGCCCTGGTGGACGTGGACTTTACCGCCTACCGTGGGGAGTACCTGGGCATCATTGGGCACACCGGGTCGGGCAAATCCACCCTGATCCAGCACCTGAACGGGCTGCTGAAGCCCACCTCAGGCCGGGTGCTCTTCGAGGGGAACGACATCTGGGAGAGCAAGGAGCGCACCCGCGCCACCCGCTTCCAGGTGGGGCTGGTGTTCCAGTACCCGGAGTACCAGCTCTTTGAGGAGACGGTGTACAAGGACATCGCCTTCGGCCCCAGGAATATGAAGCTGCCCGAGGAGGAGATCGACCGCCGGGTGCGCCGGGCGGCCGAGTTCGTGGGCCTGAAAAACGAGGTACTGGAGCAGTCCCCCTTCGAGCTCTCCGGCGGGCAGAAGCGCCGTGTTGCCATCGCGGGGGTCATCGCCATGGAGCCCTCCGTCCTCATTCTGGACGAGCCCACCGCCGGGCTGGACCCGGTGGGGGTGGAGGCCATTTTGGGCAACATCCGGGACTACCACGCCGCCAACAACGCCACCATCATCATCGTCTCCCACTCCATGGAGGAGATGGCCCGGACGGTGGACCGCCTGGTGGTGGTCAACGACGCGCGCATTCCCTTCTCCGGCGCGCCCCGGGAGGTCTTTGCCCACGGGGCCGAGCTGGAGGCCATGGGCCTGGGCGTGCCCCGCATGACCCGGGTCTTTACCCGGCTCAAGGCCCTGGGGGCCGACGTGGACCCCTCGGTGTACACCATCGCCCAGGCCAGGCAGGCCGTGCTTGACGCCGTGGCGCGAAAGGGGGCGAGGTAA
- the ecfA1 gene encoding energy-coupling factor transporter ATP-binding protein EcfA1 encodes MSNAIIQTEDLRFSYTTAEGAAPVVLDGVDLEIEAGSFVAVLGHNGSGKSTLAKHLNAILLPSGGKVWVDGLDTADDGKLLDIRRTVGMVFQNPDNQIVANVVEEDVAFAPENLGVPPEEIRRRVDEALRQVGMYEYREHAPHLLSGGQKQRVAIAGVIAMAPRCIVLDEPTAMLDPTGRAEVMRTVKDLNRASGVTVVLITHHMDEAAQADRLVVMSKGKVVADGAPRKVFQRVEELKAVGLTVPETVELMYELRQDGLDVPLDTLSDDDCAQALLKLIEN; translated from the coding sequence ATGAGCAACGCGATTATTCAAACCGAGGATCTCCGCTTCTCCTATACCACCGCCGAGGGCGCGGCCCCCGTGGTGCTGGACGGGGTGGATCTGGAGATCGAGGCCGGCTCCTTCGTGGCCGTACTGGGCCACAACGGCTCGGGCAAATCCACCCTGGCCAAGCACCTCAACGCCATCCTGCTGCCCTCGGGCGGCAAGGTGTGGGTGGACGGGCTGGACACCGCCGACGACGGCAAGCTGCTGGACATCCGGCGCACCGTGGGCATGGTCTTTCAGAACCCGGACAACCAGATTGTCGCCAACGTGGTGGAGGAGGACGTGGCCTTCGCCCCCGAGAACCTGGGCGTGCCCCCGGAGGAGATCCGCCGGCGGGTGGACGAGGCCCTGCGGCAGGTGGGCATGTACGAGTACCGGGAGCACGCCCCCCACCTGCTCTCCGGCGGGCAGAAGCAGCGCGTGGCCATCGCGGGCGTCATCGCCATGGCCCCCCGGTGCATCGTGCTGGACGAGCCCACCGCCATGCTGGACCCCACCGGCCGGGCCGAGGTGATGCGCACCGTCAAGGATCTCAACCGCGCCTCCGGGGTGACGGTGGTGCTGATCACCCACCACATGGACGAGGCCGCCCAGGCCGACCGGCTGGTGGTCATGAGCAAGGGGAAGGTCGTCGCGGACGGCGCGCCCCGGAAGGTCTTTCAGCGGGTGGAGGAGCTCAAGGCCGTGGGCCTCACCGTGCCCGAGACCGTGGAGCTGATGTACGAGCTGCGGCAGGACGGGCTGGACGTGCCCCTGGACACCCTATCCGACGACGACTGCGCCCAGGCGCTGCTGAAGCTAATTGAAAACTGA
- a CDS encoding SAM-dependent methyltransferase has product MWISDQWKDYELIDCSGGEKLERWGDYTLVRPDPQAIWATPRRHPGWRAHDARYARSSTGGGAWEKKELPQRWTVDYGDLTFNIKPMNFKHTGLFPEQASNWDFARRQIKRAGRPVSVLNLFAYTGGATVACAAAGASVCHVDAAKGMVAWAKENAKSSGLEEAPIRWIVDDCAKFVEREIRRGRRYDAVIMDPPSYGRGPSGEIWKLEDDLYPFVELVAGVLSDSPAFFLINSYTTGLAPSVLTYILETLLSKKHGGRTESGELGLPVTDSGLVLPCGATGRWIAD; this is encoded by the coding sequence ATGTGGATTTCCGATCAGTGGAAGGATTACGAGCTTATCGACTGCTCCGGCGGTGAAAAGCTGGAGCGCTGGGGAGACTATACCCTGGTGCGGCCCGATCCCCAGGCCATCTGGGCCACGCCCCGGCGGCACCCCGGCTGGCGGGCGCACGACGCCCGGTACGCCCGCTCCTCCACCGGCGGCGGCGCCTGGGAAAAGAAGGAGCTGCCCCAGCGCTGGACGGTGGACTACGGGGATCTCACCTTTAACATCAAGCCCATGAACTTCAAGCACACCGGCCTCTTCCCCGAGCAGGCGTCCAACTGGGACTTTGCCCGGCGGCAGATCAAGCGGGCGGGGCGGCCCGTCAGCGTGCTCAACCTCTTCGCCTACACCGGCGGGGCCACCGTGGCCTGCGCCGCGGCGGGGGCCAGCGTGTGCCACGTGGACGCGGCCAAGGGCATGGTGGCCTGGGCCAAGGAGAACGCCAAATCCTCCGGCCTGGAGGAGGCCCCCATCCGCTGGATCGTGGACGACTGCGCCAAGTTCGTGGAGCGGGAGATCCGCCGGGGGCGGCGCTACGACGCGGTGATTATGGACCCCCCCTCCTACGGCCGCGGCCCCTCGGGCGAGATCTGGAAGCTGGAAGACGACCTCTACCCCTTTGTGGAGCTGGTGGCCGGGGTGCTCTCCGACAGCCCGGCCTTTTTCCTGATCAACTCCTACACCACCGGGCTGGCCCCGTCGGTGCTCACCTATATCCTGGAGACGCTCCTGTCCAAAAAGCACGGCGGCCGCACCGAGAGCGGCGAGCTGGGCCTGCCCGTCACCGACAGCGGCCTGGTCCTGCCCTGCGGCGCCACCGGGCGCTGGATTGCGGACTGA
- a CDS encoding hydrolase has translation MYELIQAAQRTWYIDCPAKIGIIRTDGDGVLLVDSGNDKEAGKKVLKHLDANGWRALAVLTTHSNADHIGGCKLIAERTGCPVYAPGLEGAFTRYPALEPSFLYGGYPPKPLRNKFLMAQPSLALDLSEFTPPAGLEILPLPGHFFDMVGYRSPDGVWFLADCLSGEGIVEKYHVNFIYDVAAYLDTLDRVEGLEGRCFIPAHAPAVEDIRPLAAVNRAKVLEILDLVREICKKPSTPDEVLKGVFDRYGLAMDFNQYVLVGSTVRSYLACLLDRGEVEAEFAENRLLWTTV, from the coding sequence GTGTATGAGCTGATTCAGGCCGCGCAGCGCACCTGGTACATCGACTGCCCGGCCAAAATAGGGATTATTCGCACGGACGGGGACGGCGTGCTCCTGGTGGACAGCGGGAACGACAAGGAGGCGGGCAAGAAGGTGCTCAAGCACCTGGACGCCAACGGCTGGCGCGCGCTGGCCGTGCTCACCACCCACTCCAACGCCGACCACATCGGGGGCTGCAAGCTGATCGCCGAGCGGACGGGCTGTCCGGTGTACGCCCCCGGGCTGGAGGGGGCCTTCACCCGGTACCCGGCGCTGGAGCCCTCCTTCCTCTACGGCGGCTATCCGCCCAAGCCCCTGCGCAACAAGTTCCTCATGGCCCAGCCCAGCCTGGCGCTGGACCTGTCGGAGTTCACGCCGCCCGCGGGGCTGGAGATCCTGCCCCTGCCCGGCCACTTCTTCGACATGGTGGGCTACAGAAGCCCGGACGGCGTGTGGTTTTTGGCCGACTGCCTGTCGGGGGAGGGCATCGTGGAGAAGTACCACGTGAACTTCATCTACGACGTGGCGGCCTACCTGGACACGCTGGACCGGGTGGAGGGGCTGGAGGGGCGCTGCTTCATCCCGGCCCACGCCCCGGCGGTGGAGGACATCCGCCCCCTGGCGGCGGTCAACCGGGCCAAGGTGCTGGAGATTCTGGACCTGGTGCGGGAGATCTGCAAAAAGCCCAGCACGCCGGACGAGGTGCTCAAGGGGGTCTTTGACCGCTACGGGCTGGCTATGGACTTCAACCAGTATGTGCTGGTGGGCTCCACCGTCCGCTCCTACCTGGCCTGCCTGCTGGACCGGGGCGAGGTGGAGGCGGAGTTTGCGGAAAACCGCCTGCTCTGGACAACCGTATAG
- the cps2J gene encoding hypothetical protein, which yields MNSYQRLVSNTALFAISSFSSKVLVFLLVPFYTRVLSPADYGTAELLVQTGALLLPLASVGIGSAVVRFSLERGSDKRCVFTVGLLCNLFGLGVLLLAAPLLGKLSSLTPYTTWLLLFVIASNLHGLCSQFIRTLGHVRLFALDGLLRTVLTVVFNVLLLKVFRCGVAGYVLANVASDALSALFLFFRAGLARYVSVSALRGTTAAEMLRYCVPLIPNTVFSWIISLSDRYFINLMVGSSANGIYALANKIPAALVLVATVFASAWELTALSERPRAERERFFSNVFGVYQAAVFVVGSALILTAQIAIRMLSTPEFYGAWRYVPVLVLATVFSCLSAFLTSLYMLEKRSVANLAITAAGAVLNVVGNLLLIPRWGAMGAAVSTLASYALLFAVRAVHTRGILRIRWSVPRFLLSLALLSAQCLLIGCGAPHWPAWAAFCFLAVLALHYKWLLRALQKAI from the coding sequence GTGAACTCCTACCAGCGACTGGTCTCCAATACCGCCCTCTTCGCCATCAGCAGCTTCAGCTCCAAGGTGCTGGTCTTTCTTCTCGTGCCCTTCTACACCCGGGTGCTCTCCCCGGCGGACTACGGCACCGCCGAGCTGCTCGTCCAGACGGGCGCCCTCCTCCTCCCCCTGGCCTCTGTGGGCATCGGCAGCGCCGTCGTCCGCTTCAGCCTGGAGCGGGGCAGCGACAAGCGGTGCGTCTTTACCGTCGGGCTGCTGTGCAACCTCTTCGGCCTCGGGGTTCTGCTCCTCGCCGCCCCCCTGCTTGGGAAGCTCTCCTCCCTCACCCCCTATACCACCTGGCTGCTGCTCTTCGTGATCGCCTCCAACCTCCACGGCCTGTGCAGCCAGTTCATCCGCACGCTGGGGCACGTGCGCCTCTTCGCCCTGGACGGCCTGCTGCGCACCGTGCTCACCGTCGTGTTCAACGTCCTGCTGCTGAAGGTGTTCCGGTGCGGCGTGGCGGGCTACGTGCTGGCCAACGTGGCCTCTGACGCCCTGTCCGCACTCTTCCTCTTTTTCCGGGCCGGGCTGGCCCGGTACGTCAGCGTCTCCGCCCTGCGCGGGACTACGGCGGCCGAGATGCTGCGCTACTGCGTCCCCCTGATCCCCAACACCGTCTTCTCCTGGATCATCAGCCTGTCCGACCGCTACTTTATCAACTTAATGGTGGGCAGCAGCGCCAACGGGATTTACGCCCTGGCCAACAAGATCCCCGCCGCTCTGGTCCTCGTTGCCACCGTGTTCGCCTCCGCCTGGGAGCTCACCGCCCTGTCGGAGCGGCCCAGGGCGGAGCGGGAGCGCTTCTTCTCCAACGTCTTTGGGGTCTACCAGGCCGCCGTTTTCGTGGTGGGCTCGGCCCTGATCCTCACGGCGCAAATCGCCATCCGTATGCTGTCCACCCCGGAGTTCTATGGAGCCTGGCGCTACGTCCCAGTGCTGGTGCTGGCCACCGTCTTCTCCTGTCTGAGCGCCTTTCTGACCTCGCTCTACATGCTGGAGAAGCGCAGCGTGGCCAACCTGGCGATCACCGCCGCGGGCGCGGTGCTCAACGTGGTGGGGAACCTGCTGCTGATCCCCCGCTGGGGGGCCATGGGGGCGGCGGTCTCCACCCTGGCCAGCTACGCGCTCCTTTTCGCCGTCCGGGCCGTCCACACCCGGGGCATCCTGCGCATACGGTGGAGCGTGCCCAGGTTCCTGCTCAGCCTCGCCCTGCTGTCGGCCCAGTGCCTGCTGATCGGCTGCGGCGCGCCTCACTGGCCCGCGTGGGCCGCATTTTGCTTCCTGGCGGTGCTGGCGCTCCACTACAAGTGGCTGCTGCGCGCCCTGCAAAAGGCCATCTGA
- a CDS encoding FMN reductase, with product MNVILLNGSPHPAGCTYTALREVADTLNAEGVETEILQVGSRPVSGCLGCGACLKTGRCFIDDGVNDFVARSAQADGFVFGSPVHYAAASGALTSFLDRAFYGKGKAFTNKPGAVVVSCRRGGASAAFDQLNKYFTISSMPVVSSQYWNQVHGNTPDEVRRDLEGMQTMRTLGRNMAWLLRCIEAGRAAGVPLPAREDKVATNFIR from the coding sequence ATGAACGTTATTTTGCTCAACGGCAGCCCCCATCCCGCGGGCTGCACCTATACGGCGCTGCGGGAGGTGGCGGATACGCTGAACGCGGAGGGGGTGGAGACCGAGATCCTCCAGGTGGGGAGCAGGCCGGTCTCCGGCTGCCTGGGCTGCGGGGCCTGCCTCAAGACGGGCCGCTGCTTCATCGACGACGGGGTGAACGACTTCGTGGCGCGCTCGGCGCAGGCCGACGGCTTCGTCTTCGGCTCCCCGGTGCACTACGCGGCGGCCTCCGGGGCGCTGACCTCCTTCCTCGACCGGGCTTTTTATGGCAAGGGGAAAGCCTTTACCAATAAGCCGGGGGCGGTGGTGGTGAGCTGCCGCCGGGGCGGGGCCAGCGCCGCCTTCGACCAGCTCAACAAGTACTTCACCATCTCCTCCATGCCGGTGGTGTCCTCCCAGTACTGGAACCAGGTCCACGGCAACACACCGGACGAGGTGCGGCGGGATCTGGAGGGGATGCAGACCATGCGCACCCTGGGGCGCAACATGGCCTGGCTGCTGCGCTGCATCGAGGCGGGGAGGGCGGCGGGGGTGCCCCTGCCCGCCCGCGAGGACAAGGTGGCCACCAACTTTATCCGCTAA
- a CDS encoding phosphoglycolate phosphatase, producing MRYYDAAVFDLDGTLLDTLGDLADSTNYALRLSGFPQRTLDEVRMFVGNGVARLIHLAVPQGTPPEAEAACLAQFRAHYLTNMENKTAPYPGILPLLDELSAAGYALAVVSNKFDGAVKGLCQSYFGARIPVAIGESQGVARKPAPDTVLRALGELGVDAGRAVYIGDSDVDILTAQNSGLPCVSVSWGFRDSAFLQRHGAAVIVDTPQALRRALLG from the coding sequence GTGAGATATTACGACGCCGCCGTCTTTGACCTGGACGGCACGCTGCTGGACACCCTGGGGGATCTGGCGGACAGCACCAACTACGCCCTGCGCCTGAGCGGCTTCCCCCAGCGCACCCTGGACGAGGTGCGCATGTTCGTGGGCAACGGCGTGGCCCGGCTTATCCACCTGGCCGTGCCCCAGGGCACGCCCCCCGAGGCCGAGGCGGCCTGCCTGGCCCAGTTCCGGGCCCACTACCTGACCAATATGGAGAACAAGACCGCCCCCTACCCCGGCATACTCCCCCTTTTGGACGAGCTCTCCGCCGCCGGGTACGCGCTGGCGGTGGTCTCCAACAAGTTCGACGGCGCGGTGAAGGGCCTGTGCCAGTCCTATTTCGGCGCCCGCATCCCGGTGGCCATCGGGGAGAGCCAGGGCGTGGCCCGCAAGCCCGCCCCGGACACGGTGCTGCGCGCCCTGGGGGAGCTGGGCGTGGACGCGGGCCGGGCGGTGTACATCGGGGATTCCGACGTGGACATCCTCACCGCCCAAAACAGCGGCCTGCCCTGCGTCTCGGTGAGCTGGGGCTTCCGGGACAGCGCCTTTTTGCAGCGTCACGGCGCCGCGGTCATCGTGGACACCCCCCAGGCCCTGAGGCGGGCGCTGCTGGGCTGA
- a CDS encoding inorganic phosphate transporter PiT — MSISLPVFLSHVLAQPALCAASLLTLCVILVNGWTDAPNAIATAVSTGAIRFRPAVLLAAVCNLLGVVCMTALNATVAETIYTIADFGSDTGAALAALCAALAAIVVWSTLAWRFGIPTSESHALVSGVAGAALALGGGVYNLRPGPWARVLLGLALSVGLGLWLGERAQRLLRRGRRRDAFYRRAQIGGAGAMAFLHGAQDGQKFMGVFLLGAALADGRWDADTFVVPLWLMVLCAAVMALGTLMGGRRIVDTVGRDMVALSPREGFAADLGGAGALLLCTLLGLPVSTTHTKTAAILGVGRAGGGKIDRGIARSIALTWLFTFPGCTLIGFFTARLFLFLF, encoded by the coding sequence ATGTCCATTTCGCTGCCGGTCTTTCTGTCCCACGTGCTGGCCCAGCCCGCGCTGTGCGCCGCGTCCCTGCTCACCCTGTGCGTCATCCTGGTCAACGGCTGGACCGACGCCCCCAACGCCATCGCCACGGCGGTGTCCACCGGGGCGATCCGCTTCCGCCCGGCGGTGCTGCTGGCGGCGGTGTGCAACCTGCTGGGGGTGGTGTGCATGACCGCCCTCAACGCCACGGTGGCCGAGACCATCTACACCATCGCCGACTTCGGCTCCGATACCGGCGCGGCCCTGGCCGCCCTGTGCGCCGCCCTGGCCGCCATTGTAGTCTGGTCCACCCTGGCCTGGCGCTTCGGCATCCCCACCAGCGAGAGCCACGCCCTGGTCTCCGGCGTGGCGGGGGCCGCCCTGGCCCTGGGGGGCGGCGTCTACAACCTCCGCCCCGGGCCCTGGGCCCGTGTGCTGCTGGGGCTGGCGCTGTCCGTGGGGCTGGGCCTGTGGCTGGGCGAGCGGGCGCAGCGCCTGCTGCGGCGCGGGCGGCGCCGGGATGCCTTCTACAGGCGGGCCCAGATCGGCGGGGCGGGGGCCATGGCCTTCCTCCACGGGGCCCAGGACGGGCAGAAGTTCATGGGGGTCTTTCTCCTGGGCGCCGCCCTGGCCGACGGCCGCTGGGACGCGGACACCTTCGTGGTGCCCCTGTGGCTCATGGTGCTCTGCGCCGCCGTGATGGCCCTAGGCACCCTGATGGGGGGACGCCGCATCGTGGACACGGTGGGCCGGGACATGGTGGCCCTCTCCCCCCGGGAGGGCTTCGCCGCCGATCTGGGCGGCGCGGGGGCGCTGCTGCTGTGCACCCTGCTGGGCCTGCCCGTCAGCACCACCCACACCAAGACCGCCGCCATCCTGGGCGTGGGCCGGGCGGGGGGCGGCAAAATCGACCGGGGTATCGCCCGCTCCATCGCCCTGACCTGGCTCTTCACCTTCCCCGGCTGCACGCTCATCGGCTTCTTCACCGCCCGGCTCTTTTTATTTTTGTTTTGA
- a CDS encoding phosphatase PAP2 family protein: protein MLEWLQALDGNILLFIQEVLRVSFLNPVIMLYTHLGDTGLLWIVLSLLMLCFKKTRKAGVVGLIALVLGALCTNVVLKHLFQRPRPWLNVEGLQFLVVENDPNSFPSGHTCAAFAAAAAWWRTLPRRWMGIAGLAAAALMGLSRLYVGVHYPSDVLAGCLVGLLCGWLAWLVWKRLEMRAGRDKLA from the coding sequence ATGCTGGAGTGGCTCCAGGCGCTGGACGGGAACATCCTGCTCTTCATCCAGGAGGTCCTGCGCGTCTCGTTTTTAAACCCTGTGATTATGCTCTACACCCACCTGGGGGACACGGGCCTGCTGTGGATTGTGCTCTCGCTGCTGATGCTCTGCTTTAAAAAGACCCGGAAGGCGGGCGTGGTGGGCCTGATCGCCCTGGTGCTGGGTGCCCTGTGCACCAACGTTGTGCTCAAGCATCTGTTCCAGCGGCCCCGGCCCTGGCTCAACGTGGAGGGCCTGCAATTCCTGGTGGTGGAGAACGACCCCAACTCCTTCCCCTCGGGCCACACCTGCGCCGCCTTCGCGGCGGCGGCGGCCTGGTGGCGCACCCTGCCCAGGCGGTGGATGGGGATCGCCGGCCTGGCCGCGGCGGCCCTGATGGGCCTGTCCCGGCTCTACGTGGGGGTCCACTACCCCAGCGACGTGCTGGCGGGGTGCCTCGTCGGACTGCTGTGCGGCTGGCTGGCCTGGCTTGTCTGGAAGCGGTTGGAGATGCGCGCAGGCCGGGATAAACTTGCGTAG
- the rplL gene encoding 50S ribosomal protein L7/L12, with protein sequence MASEKITALIEEVKGLTVLELSELVHALEEEFGVSAAAMAAPAAGGAAAPAAEEKTEFDVVLAEFGAEKIKVIKVVREITGLGLAEAKALVEAAPKAIKEGVSKDDAEELKKKLEDVGAKVELK encoded by the coding sequence ATGGCTTCTGAGAAGATTACTGCCCTCATCGAAGAGGTTAAGGGCCTGACCGTTCTGGAGCTCTCCGAGCTCGTGCACGCCCTGGAGGAGGAGTTCGGCGTCTCCGCCGCCGCTATGGCCGCTCCCGCCGCCGGTGGCGCCGCCGCCCCCGCCGCCGAGGAAAAGACCGAGTTCGACGTGGTCCTCGCTGAGTTCGGCGCCGAGAAGATCAAGGTCATCAAGGTTGTCCGCGAGATCACCGGCCTGGGCCTGGCTGAGGCCAAGGCTCTGGTTGAGGCCGCCCCCAAGGCCATCAAGGAGGGCGTCAGCAAGGACGACGCCGAGGAGCTCAAGAAGAAGCTTGAGGACGTGGGCGCCAAGGTCGAGCTGAAGTAA
- a CDS encoding 50S ribosomal protein L10 yields MPNAKVLSEKQAIVAELTEKLKGAASGVLVDYKGITVAEDTALRAECRKNGLDYAVVKNTLVRFAINNVGLAEMDGVLNGTTSLALSNEDPIAPMRVINNFSKKFNGAKFTIKAGFMDGKVLSMDEISSLAELPSKEALLGQVLGTMLAPITSLAIVLKAIAEKEGGFVEAEAPAAAE; encoded by the coding sequence ATGCCAAACGCAAAGGTTCTGAGCGAGAAGCAGGCCATCGTCGCTGAGCTGACCGAGAAGCTCAAGGGCGCCGCCAGCGGCGTGCTGGTGGACTACAAGGGCATCACCGTGGCCGAGGACACCGCTCTGCGCGCCGAGTGCCGCAAGAACGGCCTGGACTACGCCGTTGTGAAGAATACCCTGGTCCGTTTCGCTATCAACAACGTCGGCCTGGCGGAGATGGACGGTGTCCTCAACGGCACCACTTCCCTGGCCCTCTCCAACGAGGATCCCATCGCTCCCATGCGCGTCATCAACAACTTCTCCAAGAAGTTCAACGGCGCCAAGTTCACCATCAAGGCCGGGTTCATGGACGGCAAGGTCCTCTCCATGGACGAGATCAGCTCCCTGGCGGAGCTGCCCTCCAAGGAGGCCCTGCTGGGCCAGGTCCTGGGCACCATGCTGGCCCCCATCACCAGCCTGGCCATCGTCCTGAAGGCGATTGCCGAGAAGGAAGGCGGCTTCGTGGAGGCCGAGGCCCCCGCCGCCGCCGAGTAA